A stretch of Henckelia pumila isolate YLH828 chromosome 4, ASM3356847v2, whole genome shotgun sequence DNA encodes these proteins:
- the LOC140867011 gene encoding amino acid transporter AVT1J-like, which yields MEHGVDGIIVHENGDRIIDIDGAATGDETIDYEDDDHKGSTSFLRTCLNSVNALSGVGILSLPYAVSSGGWLTLIFFFLIAGSTYYTALLIQRCLDMDRNIRSYPDIGGRAFGPKGRKIASLAANVELYLVATGFLILDGDNLHNLFPGIGFNIGRLVFGGRTCFILMMGLLILPTVWLNNMHILSYISATGVVASFVILCSVLWAGVFDGIGFREKGTLINLKGIPTALSLYAFCYSAHPVFPTLYNSMKSRKKFSKIMLVCFLVSTTSYAAMAVLGYLMFGSKVESQVTLNLPTNKTSAKVAIYTTLVNPFAKFALMVKPVMSALENRLSPRPNRRRSTLIRTAMTLSMMVVGITIPFFGYLMSLVGAFLGVTGSIILPCVFFLKISGIYGRFGFEMAFIWVIILLGGVILVVGTYTSLQEIIKHLL from the exons ATGGAGCACGGCGTAGATGGCATCATCGTCCACGAAAATGGCGACAGGATAATCGACATCGACGGGGCTGCCACCGGTGATGAGACGATCGACTACGAGGACGACGATCACAAAGGCTCTACGTCTTTTTTGAGAACCTGTTTGAATAGTGTCAATGCTTTATCAG GTGTTGGAATATTATCACTTCCTTATGCGGTATCATCCGGGGGCTGGTTGACtttgatatttttctttctcatagCCGGTTCAACTTACTACACTGCTTTATTGATTCAAAGATGCTTGGACATGGATCGAAACATACGAAGCTATCCCGATATCGGTGGCCGGGCATTCGGGCCGAAAGGAAGAAAGATTGCATCCTTAGCGGCGAACGTCGAACTTTACTTGGTGGCAACAGGTTTCTTGATACTCGACGGAGATAATTTGCATAATCTGTTTCCAGGCATAGGATTTAACATCGGTAGGCTCGTTTTCGGAGGAAGAACGTGCTTTATTCTCATGATGGGACTCCTCATACTTCCCACAGTTTGGTTGAATAATATGCACATTCTTTCTTACATATCAGCCACAGGAGTTGTAGCCTCTTTTGTCATCCTCTGTTCCGTTTTATGGGCCGGTGTGTTCGATGGAATCGGATTTCGCGAAAAGGGAACGCTTATAAATTTGAAAGGAATTCCCACAGCTCTTAGCTTGTACGCCTTTTGTTATAGCGCACATCCGGTTTTTCCTACGTTGTACAATTCAATGAAAAGCCGAAAAAAATTCTCCAAG ATAATGCTTGTTTGCTTCCTCGTTTCAACGACTAGCTACGCGGCCATGGCGGTCTTGGGGTATCTCATGTTCGGTTCAAAAGTAGAGTCTCAAGTAACTTTGAATCTTCCTACTAACAAAACCAGCGCGAAAGTGGCGATTTACACCACACTAGTGAATCCATTCGCCAAGTTCGCGTTGATGGTGAAGCCAGTCATGAGCGCGCTTGAAAATCGTCTCTCACCACGTCCCAATAGAAGGCGTAGTACCTTGATCAGGACGGCAATGACACTTAGCATGATGGTGGTGGGCATAACCATCCCCTTTTTCGGATATCTCATGTCTCTTGTTGGCGCGTTTTTGGGCGTCACAGGCTCGATCATACTCCCATGTgtattcttcttgaagatttctgGGATTTATGGGAGATTCGGATTCGAGATGGCCTTTATCTGGGTGATTATATTGCTTGGTGGTGTAATTCTGGTGGTTGGTACTTACACGTCTTTGCAGGAGATAATTAAACATTTGTTATGA
- the LOC140860940 gene encoding uncharacterized protein: MSMLTEIWLLSKRKSCLEAKKLISEQDARIKKQDTCIQKLEAFVYKKSALDSEKGSCSVKLHKLDEPFLKTDNNSPNHEDLDDIEMQFVDKSGKPVFLTLESSSDVVACGTIFEVNGPSKLLHGVPLPLNCMRVSIDEALQKSARLPVPIPHECELVGDAVGTHVAWPTHLIILRHERQRKKTTFVRENQPLASSVPRSLRVLYCYCKNVLRDGKNLPLRLDHGIFGDDYELNLHIDDISHLYNFEPLSGNCVVAYMWHLYKRLVKEKKDDKFIFVNPHSIPCLQKTTQDKTSKIEMLNLRASVLADRLSDASVNQLVLVPSSLG; this comes from the exons ATGTCGATGTTGACAGAGATTTGGTTATTGAGCAAAAGAAAGAGTTGTCTGGAGGCTAAGAAATTAATATCCGAACAAGATGCACGAATAAAAAAACAAGATACATGTATTCAAAAACTTGAAGCATTTGTGTACAAAAAAAGTGCTCTGGACAGTGAGAAAGGTAGTTGCTCGGTGAAGTTACATAAGCTCGATGAACCCTTTCTGAAAACAGACAACAATTCGCCTAATCACGAGGATTTGGATGACATCGAGATGCAATTTGTGGACAAATCT GGTAAACCGGTATTTTTGACATTGGAGTCTAGCTCAGATGTTGTTGCTTGTGGAACAATTTTTGAGGTCAATGGACCTAGTAAATTACTGCATGGTGTTCCATTACCATTGAATTGCATGCGTGTATCCATTGATGAAGCACTACAAAAATCAGCACGTTTGCCGGTTCCGATTCCACATGAATGTGAACTTGTTGGTGATGCCGTGGGAACACATGTGGCTTGGCCAACACACTTGATTATCTTGCGACACGAG CGTCAGAGGAAGAAAACTACCTTTGTAAGAGAGAACCAGCCGTTGGCTTCAAGTGTGCCAAGATCATTGCGCGTGTTGTATTGTTATTGTAAGAATGTTCTTCGTGATGGCAAGAATTTACCATTGCGTTTGGATCATGGGATATTtggagatgattatgagttgaATTTGCACATTGACGACATCAGTCATTTATATAACTTCGAGCCACTTTCAGGAAATTGTGTAGTTGCTTACATGTG GCATCTTTACAAAAGGTTggtgaaagaaaagaaagacGATAAGTTCATATTTGTAAATCCACACAGCATTCCATGTTTGCAGAAAACTACACAAGACAAAACCAGCAAAATTGAAATGTTGAATCTGAGAGCGAGTGTTTTAGCAGATAGACTGAGTGATGCATCGGTAAATCAATTGGTTTTGGTGCCAAGTAGTCTCGGGTAA